The genome window ACTACCGTTGCATTCGCCCACGAGGTCAGGGTGGGGGCGCTCCTGCTGATCAGCGATTTGCCCCTGGCCTCCGGTGGAATCAAGACCAAGGACAGCTCAAGCAGCATATTCAAGTGGTACACCGGAGACTGCACCTGGAACTAGGACGGGAAACCCTGTCGCAGATCAGGGATGAGTCTAAGTAACGAAACGCAGAACGTGGTAACGTGCGTTCCCGGTATTACCGAATTCAAACTAGCGGCGCAATCCAGCGCGGGAAGATGATGATGAAAAACATCCAGGAGTACTCGGTCGTACCCTCTCTGCCGGACAAACTCTCCGGACTCAGTACACTGGCCGCGAACCTGTGTTGGAGCTGGGACCAGGACGCTATCGAGCTGTTCCGCCGCATGGACCCCCAGCTCTGGGAAACCACCAGGCATAACCCGGCGATGATGCTGCAGACTGTCGACCAGCAGGCGCTGGAGGAACTGGCGGACGATGACGGATTCGTATCGCAGCTCGAGCGGGTGGGCGAAACTTTGAAAGCGTATATCGCCGACAAAAAGACCTGGTTCGCCCGCACGTTTCCCGATGCGGTCGATAAGTTCAGGGTCGCCTATTTCAGCGCCGAGTTCGGGATCACCGAGTGTATCCCGATCTACTCCGGCGGTCTCGGTATCCTGTCGGGCGATCATGTCAAGAGCGCCTCCGACCTGGGAGTGCCGCTGGTGGGCGTGGGCCTGATGTACCAGCACGGTTATTTCCGCCAGTACCTCAATATCGACGGGTACCAGCAGGAGTCATACTTCGACAACGACCCGTTCAAAATGCCGCTCCACCTGCAGCGCACACCTGAGAACGAGACGCGTGTGATCCAGGTCGAGTTCCCCGGGCGGAATGTGGCGGCAAGGATCTGGCATGCCAAGGTGGGCAGGGTGAACCTCTATCTGCTCGACACCAACTTGCCGGAAAACAGCCCCAACGACCGGACGATCACCTCCCAGCTTTACGGCGGCGACAAGGAAATGCGGATCCAGCAGGAAATCATGATGGGCGTCGGCGGGGTCGAGGCTCTGGCCGCGATGGATATCGAACCCTGTACGATCCACATGAACGAGGGCCACGCGGCCTTCAGCGGTATCGGACGAATCCTGAGGCTGATCGAGGAGCAGCGACTCTCGTTCGAGGAGGCGCTGACCGTCGTGCGCGCCAGCGGCATTTTCACCACCCATACCCCTGTCCCGGCCGGGATCGATATTTTCGAGCCGACCCTGGTGGACCGCTATTTCTCGCATCTCTACAGCCGTCTCGGTATCGACCGCAAGCAGTTCCTGGCCCTCGGGCGCCGCAATCCGGAAAACGACCTCGAGCCGTTCAACATGAGTCTCCTGGCCATGCGCCTCAGCGCCCATTATAACGGAGTCAGCCGGCTGCATGGGGCGGTGAGCCGCTCGATGTGGTGCGCGGGCTGGCCGGAGGTGCCGGTGGACGATATCCCGATCACCCATGTCACCAACGGGATCCATATCGGCAGTTGGATCAGCCGCGAAACCGGCGAGCTTTACGACCGCTACCTGGGCCATCGCTGGCGCGAGGACCCCACCGATCAGGAAGCCTGGGACCGGATCGAGTCCCTGCCCGAGGAGGCGCTGTGGCGCACCCACGAGCTGCGCCGCGAGCGGCTGGTTTCCTTCGCCCGCCGTCGCCTGAAACGCCAGTTGATCGAACGGGGCGCCTCCAGCCAGGATGTCGAGATGGCCGAGCGGGTGCTCGATCCCAATGCGCTCACGATCGGTTTCGCCCGCCGCTTCGCCTCCTACAAGCGCGCCACGCTGATCCTGCGCAACGTGGAGCGGCTGACGAAAATGCTGACCGACGAGCAGCGTCCGGTCCAGTTCGTGTTTGCCGGCAAGGCTCATCCCCGCGACGAGGAAGGCAAGGCGCTGATCCGCCAGATAATCCACTTTTCCCGCGACCCCGAGATACGCCGCCGGGTGGTGTTCCTGGAAAACTACGACATGATAGTTTCCCGCTACATGGTCCAGGGCGTTGATGTCTGGCTGAACAACCCGCGCCGCCCGATGGAGGCCAGCGGCACCAGCGGAATGAAAGTGGTCCCCAACGGCGGCCTGAACCTCAGCGTGCTGGACGGCTGGTGGGTGGAGGGCTACGAGATCGAACCCAACTCAGGCTGGGCGATCGGCAAGGGAGAGGAATACGACGACCTCAACCTGCAGGACGAGGTGGAAGCCAACGCGCTCTACAACCAACTGGAAACCGACGTGATCCCGCTGTTCTACGACCGCTCTTCCGATGGGCTGCCCAGGCGCTGGATCGAGAAGATGAAAGCTTCTATCGGCAAACTGTCCCCGGTCTACAATACGCACCGGATGGTGCGGGAATACGTAGAGCGTTTCTACATGTCCGCTGCGGAAAACTGCTCGGGACTGCGTGAGGATGACTACAAGCAGGCCAGGGAGTTCGCCGCGTGGAAGAAAAAAGTGCTCGGCCAGTGGAGTTCGCTGGCAATCGAGGAGGTTACCGCGGATACCGGCCGGGACTTTATTGTCGGCCAGGAGATCGACGTGACCGCGAAACTCAAAGTCGGCGGACTGAGTCCTGGGGACCTGGCCGTTGAAGTCTACTACGGGCCGCTGGACGCGAAACGAAATATCACCGGGGGGATAACAGCCGAAATGCAGCCCGGGCAGAGCGACGCGGGTACGGTCACTTTCAGCGGCAAGCTTCCCTGCCGGCACAGCGGCCAGCACGGCTACACGCTCCGTGTCCTGCCCAGACACGAGCACCTGGCGAATCCTTACGAACTCGGACTGATCCTCTGGCGTTGAACCCCGAAAGGGTGATCGATGAAACGTAAGACCAGGATAATCGGCACCCTGGGTCCGTCGAGCAGCGATCCCGAAGTGCTCGACAGGCTGATAGCGGCAAGATCGCCGCCGCCGTCTACCTGCTGGAAAGCGGAACTTGTGTTAGTGGTGACGTGGTGGTGATGACTTTCGGCGCCCCGCTCTCCAAACGCGGGGGAACCAATACACTTAGACTGGTGAAGCTTTGGACCGACTGTACCTGATCGACAGAATCGAGTTCCGGCCGGATACGGAAACGATCTCCACCCGCCTTCGCCTGGGCGAGCTGGCGGGCGCGCTCAACCTGGAGGGTCTGCTCTCCCAGGCCGCCCGGATCGCCATGCCCCGCGCGGCCTGGGCACTATTCGAGCCGGCGCCGGCGGGTAAGCGGCAGGTCGTGATTGCCGGAGAGCGCCTGACCAGCCGTATCCTGCGGGTCAACCTGCGGAACGCCGGGCGGGTGGCGTTGTTCGTGGCCACCTGCGGACCGGAGCTGGAACAGTGGTCGGAAGGGTTCGACGACCCGTTGGAACGCTGGGTGACCGATGAAATCTGCGAGGAAGCGCTGCGGAGTGCCGTCGTCGCCCTGGAAGCCGCGCTGGACAACGAGATCGAGGGCGAGTACCGGGTCTCGATGAATCCCGGCTCCCTGGAGGACTGGCCGCTGGTCGAGCAGGGGCCGCTGTTCCGGGCGCTGGCGCTGGCCGGTGATGTCACCCGGGCCACAGGGGTCGAGCTGACCGAGAGCTTTCTGATGACGCCGCGTAAGTCGCTTTCGGGAGTCAGGTTCGCATCACCCCGGCAGTTCACCAACTGCATGCTCTGCCCGCGGGATGACTGCGCGGGGCGGAGGATGGCCTACGATCCCAAAGAGTTCGAGCGGCAATACGATGGCGCCGTGCGCGGGACACTGTATGCGGAAACCTGCGGCTGCGGTCACGATGCGGCGGGTTGAGGCCCGAATGCGGTCCGGGTGGCGAGTGTATAATCTGTCAGACGTTGAAGTAACTCTTGTACCAGCCGATAAACCTGTCCAGTCCATGTTCAATCGACGTGAGCGGTTCGTAGCCCAGCAGACGCGAGGCCTTGGTAATATCAGCGTAAGTCGCCTCGCAGTCGCCTGGCTGGATCGGCAGCATCAGCTTGTTCGCTTCCCTGCCCAGCTTGCTTTCCATCAACTCGATCAGTGACAGCAGCTCCACCGGCCGGTTGTTTCCCAGGTTGAAAATCTCGTACTCGAACTTGTGATCCAGGCAGGCGGCTACCCCGTCGACTATATCGTCGATATAAGTGAAATCCCGTTTCATGTGGCCGTAGTTGAACACCGAGATCTGCTCGTCCTTGAGGATGGCTTCGGTAAAGAGGAACATCGCCATATCCGGCCGGCCCCAGGGACCGTATACAGTGAAAAACCGCAGCCCCGTGGTGTTCAGTCCATAGAGGTGGGAGTAGGTATGGGCCATCAGCTCGTTGGCCCGCTTGGTAGCTCCGTAGAGAGATATCTGGCCTTCCAGCACGTCGTTTTCACTGAACGGGATCTTGGTGTTCTTGCCGTAGACGCTCGATGACGAGGCGTAAATCAGGTTCTCGACCTTATGGTGGCGGCACATCTCGAGGATGTTGAGGAAACCCTCGATGTTGTTTTTCTGGTAGGCCTCGGGATGTTTGAGCGAGTAGCGGACTCCGGCCTGGGCGGCCAGGTTGATAACATGGCTGAATCCCGAGGCGGTGAACAACTCTTCCAGTCCCGGAGGGTCGCAGAGGTCCAACTGGTGAAAACTGAAATCGGAAAAAGATTTCAACTCCTCCACCCGGTCCCACTTCAGTTGCGGGCTGTAGTAGTCATTGACAATATCCAGGCCCACCACCCGGCGGCCTTCCTCCAGCAGCCTGCGGGCGACGTGGTAGCCGATAAAGCCGGCTGCTCCTGTTACCAGGATCATCGCTTTCTCCCCAGGGAATTAACTCGATAATGAAAAATCAACCGCAAATATAACTTTTACCGGGCTCAGATCAATCCTGTTGGTCCCGTGTCGGTTCAGCGGTCCGGCTCACTGAGTAAAATGGCTGAGCGGCACCCGGACTACCTCGCCCCGTTCGGCGTCGGTGATATAGACCCAGTCGCCGCGGGCCTCGACATTGGTCAGGTTCGCGCCGAACCCGCTGGCGCAGCCCAGCAGCTCGCCGCCGGGGCTGACGTAATACAGTTTCCCGCCGCCGTAGTGGCTGATAAACAGGTTGCCCTTGCTGTCGGTCTCGATCCCGTCGGGGCCGTTGCCGCCGGTCATCAGGAACACCTCGCGGCCCTCGCCGGCAACCGCGTGGCCGTTGTCGCTCAGCGTCCAGGCGGTCACATTGCGCCGCACGGTCTGGGCCACGTACAGGGTGCGCAGGTCGGGCGAGACAGTCAGGCCGTTGGGGAACGCGAGTCCGTCGAGCAGCTTGTACAGCTTACCCTCGGCCAGGCTGTAACAGAAAACCCGTCCGCCGGTGGTCTCGTCATCACGGTACGGGTCGCTGAAATACAGCTCGCCGTTGGCGGCCAGAAAG of Candidatus Glassbacteria bacterium contains these proteins:
- a CDS encoding NAD-dependent epimerase/dehydratase family protein, whose translation is MILVTGAAGFIGYHVARRLLEEGRRVVGLDIVNDYYSPQLKWDRVEELKSFSDFSFHQLDLCDPPGLEELFTASGFSHVINLAAQAGVRYSLKHPEAYQKNNIEGFLNILEMCRHHKVENLIYASSSSVYGKNTKIPFSENDVLEGQISLYGATKRANELMAHTYSHLYGLNTTGLRFFTVYGPWGRPDMAMFLFTEAILKDEQISVFNYGHMKRDFTYIDDIVDGVAACLDHKFEYEIFNLGNNRPVELLSLIELMESKLGREANKLMLPIQPGDCEATYADITKASRLLGYEPLTSIEHGLDRFIGWYKSYFNV
- a CDS encoding vitamin B12 dependent methionine synthase, which produces MDRLYLIDRIEFRPDTETISTRLRLGELAGALNLEGLLSQAARIAMPRAAWALFEPAPAGKRQVVIAGERLTSRILRVNLRNAGRVALFVATCGPELEQWSEGFDDPLERWVTDEICEEALRSAVVALEAALDNEIEGEYRVSMNPGSLEDWPLVEQGPLFRALALAGDVTRATGVELTESFLMTPRKSLSGVRFASPRQFTNCMLCPRDDCAGRRMAYDPKEFERQYDGAVRGTLYAETCGCGHDAAG
- a CDS encoding SMP-30/gluconolactonase/LRE family protein translates to MDADSTFHLSSPRGAAMKTALPAVCLIAAAVTLSFDNAPAARPCTEADYQVFSSGFSFPEGPAFDSEGNLYVVIYKREGDIARIKPDGETEVFIDLLSLGEGKANGMTYHPGQDALYACEYDGKRIIRIDLKTKKVTTVADSYEGKPLNSVNDIFLAANGELYFSDPYRDDETTGGRVFCYSLAEGKLYKLLDGLAFPNGLTVSPDLRTLYVAQTVRRNVTAWTLSDNGHAVAGEGREVFLMTGGNGPDGIETDSKGNLFISHYGGGKLYYVSPGGELLGCASGFGANLTNVEARGDWVYITDAERGEVVRVPLSHFTQ
- a CDS encoding glycosyltransferase family 1 protein is translated as MMKNIQEYSVVPSLPDKLSGLSTLAANLCWSWDQDAIELFRRMDPQLWETTRHNPAMMLQTVDQQALEELADDDGFVSQLERVGETLKAYIADKKTWFARTFPDAVDKFRVAYFSAEFGITECIPIYSGGLGILSGDHVKSASDLGVPLVGVGLMYQHGYFRQYLNIDGYQQESYFDNDPFKMPLHLQRTPENETRVIQVEFPGRNVAARIWHAKVGRVNLYLLDTNLPENSPNDRTITSQLYGGDKEMRIQQEIMMGVGGVEALAAMDIEPCTIHMNEGHAAFSGIGRILRLIEEQRLSFEEALTVVRASGIFTTHTPVPAGIDIFEPTLVDRYFSHLYSRLGIDRKQFLALGRRNPENDLEPFNMSLLAMRLSAHYNGVSRLHGAVSRSMWCAGWPEVPVDDIPITHVTNGIHIGSWISRETGELYDRYLGHRWREDPTDQEAWDRIESLPEEALWRTHELRRERLVSFARRRLKRQLIERGASSQDVEMAERVLDPNALTIGFARRFASYKRATLILRNVERLTKMLTDEQRPVQFVFAGKAHPRDEEGKALIRQIIHFSRDPEIRRRVVFLENYDMIVSRYMVQGVDVWLNNPRRPMEASGTSGMKVVPNGGLNLSVLDGWWVEGYEIEPNSGWAIGKGEEYDDLNLQDEVEANALYNQLETDVIPLFYDRSSDGLPRRWIEKMKASIGKLSPVYNTHRMVREYVERFYMSAAENCSGLREDDYKQAREFAAWKKKVLGQWSSLAIEEVTADTGRDFIVGQEIDVTAKLKVGGLSPGDLAVEVYYGPLDAKRNITGGITAEMQPGQSDAGTVTFSGKLPCRHSGQHGYTLRVLPRHEHLANPYELGLILWR